A genomic stretch from Bradyrhizobium sp. 195 includes:
- a CDS encoding acetyl-CoA C-acetyltransferase produces the protein MADAYIYDHVRTPRGRGKADGALHEVTALALATVPLKALKDRNNLPEDSVDDVVLGVVDPVGEAGSDIARFAALKAGLGEAVPGVQISRFCASGLDAVNFAAAQVMSGQHELVIGGGAESMSRVGIGASGGAWPMDPSMAVPAYFMPQGVSADLIATKYGFSRDDVDAYAVQSQQRAAKSWEEGRFDKSIVPVKDINGLTILVKDEHMRPSTTMQSLAQLQPSFTMMAQMGGFDGVALQSHPEIERVNYVHHAGNSSGIVDGAGAVLLGSKEAAAKYGLKPRAKIRAFANVGSEPAMMLTGPVDVTEKLFARSGMKKSDIDLFELNEAFASVVLRYIQAFDIDNAKINVNGGAIALGHPLGATGAMILGTVLDELERTNKSTALVTLCIGGGMGTATIIERV, from the coding sequence ATGGCAGATGCCTATATCTACGATCACGTCCGAACCCCGCGTGGCCGCGGCAAGGCCGACGGCGCACTGCACGAAGTCACGGCGCTCGCGCTCGCGACCGTGCCGCTGAAGGCGCTGAAGGATCGCAACAACCTCCCTGAGGATTCCGTCGACGACGTCGTGCTCGGCGTGGTCGATCCGGTCGGCGAGGCCGGCTCCGACATCGCGCGCTTCGCCGCGCTGAAAGCCGGTCTCGGCGAAGCCGTTCCCGGTGTGCAGATCAGCCGCTTCTGCGCCTCCGGCCTCGATGCCGTGAACTTTGCCGCCGCGCAGGTGATGAGCGGCCAGCATGAGCTGGTGATCGGCGGCGGCGCCGAATCCATGAGCCGCGTCGGCATCGGCGCCTCCGGCGGCGCCTGGCCGATGGACCCCTCGATGGCGGTGCCGGCCTATTTCATGCCGCAGGGCGTGTCGGCCGACCTGATCGCGACCAAGTACGGCTTCTCGCGCGATGACGTCGATGCTTACGCGGTGCAGAGCCAGCAGCGTGCGGCGAAGTCCTGGGAGGAAGGCCGTTTCGACAAGTCGATCGTGCCGGTGAAGGACATCAACGGCCTCACCATCCTCGTCAAGGACGAGCACATGCGTCCCTCGACGACGATGCAGTCGCTGGCGCAGCTGCAGCCGTCATTCACGATGATGGCGCAGATGGGCGGCTTTGACGGTGTCGCATTGCAGTCGCACCCCGAGATCGAGCGCGTCAATTACGTGCACCATGCCGGCAACTCGTCGGGCATCGTCGATGGCGCCGGCGCCGTGCTGCTCGGCAGCAAGGAGGCGGCTGCGAAATACGGCTTGAAGCCGCGAGCAAAGATCCGCGCCTTTGCCAATGTCGGCTCCGAGCCGGCGATGATGCTGACCGGTCCGGTCGACGTCACCGAGAAGCTGTTCGCACGTTCCGGCATGAAGAAGTCGGACATCGACCTGTTCGAGCTCAACGAGGCCTTCGCCTCGGTCGTGCTGCGCTACATCCAGGCCTTCGACATCGACAACGCCAAGATCAACGTCAATGGCGGCGCGATCGCGCTCGGCCATCCGCTTGGTGCCACCGGTGCGATGATCCTCGGCACCGTGCTCGACGAGCTCGAGCGCACCAACAAGTCCACCGCTCTCGTCACGCTGTGCATCGGCGGTGGCATGGGCACCGCGACCATCATCGAGCGGGTGTAG
- a CDS encoding acyl-CoA dehydrogenase C-terminal domain-containing protein, which translates to MPIYKAPVEDVNFLLNDVFQIDRYDNLAGFSDASSDVREAILGEAAKLAEEVLQPLNRVGDLEGCKRADDGSVTTPKGFKDAFKQVAEGGWLGLSAPTEFGGQGLPVTLSQAVNEFQISANMAFSMYGGLTMGATAALIVHGSPEQKQTYVPKMVAGEWTGTMNLTEPHCGTDLGMLRTKAVRQADGSFKITGTKIFISAGEHDLAPNIIHLVLARIEGAPAGIKGVSLFVVPKFLVNADGSVGARNGVVCGSIEHKMGIHGNSTCVMNYDNATGWLIGEENKGMQGMFVMMNEARLGVAVQGLAQSEVAYQNAVAYARERIQGRALTGAKAPDKQADPIIVHPDVRRTLLSIRAFNEAARAFVMWTALKSDVAHRSEDPKDRQAADDHMGLMTPVLKGFLTDYGFANAVQAQQMYGGHGYIAEQGMEQFVRDARIAMIYEGANGIQALDLVGRKLPRDGGRAIMAFFGEVMAFAKENGGDEALKPFITPLSASLGHLQQATTWLMQNAMAKPDNAGAAATDYLHLFGFVALGYMWAKMAKVTNAKIAESGATPYLSTKLVTGRFFMERMLPETAANLARIQAGCATIMELPAEAF; encoded by the coding sequence ATGCCGATCTACAAAGCCCCCGTCGAAGACGTAAACTTCCTGCTCAACGACGTCTTCCAGATCGACCGCTACGACAATCTCGCCGGCTTCTCCGATGCATCGAGCGATGTGCGCGAAGCCATCCTCGGCGAAGCCGCCAAGCTCGCGGAAGAGGTGCTGCAGCCGCTCAACCGCGTCGGCGATCTCGAAGGCTGCAAGCGTGCCGATGACGGCAGCGTCACCACGCCGAAGGGTTTCAAGGACGCCTTCAAGCAAGTCGCCGAGGGCGGCTGGCTCGGTCTGTCGGCGCCGACCGAGTTCGGCGGCCAGGGGCTGCCGGTGACGCTGAGCCAGGCCGTCAATGAATTCCAGATCTCCGCCAACATGGCGTTCTCGATGTATGGCGGCCTCACCATGGGCGCGACCGCCGCGCTGATCGTTCATGGCTCGCCCGAGCAGAAGCAGACCTACGTGCCGAAGATGGTGGCGGGCGAATGGACCGGCACCATGAACCTGACCGAGCCGCATTGCGGCACCGATCTCGGCATGCTGCGCACCAAGGCGGTGCGCCAGGCCGACGGCAGCTTCAAGATCACGGGCACCAAGATCTTCATCTCGGCCGGTGAGCATGATCTTGCCCCCAACATCATCCACCTCGTGCTCGCCCGCATCGAGGGCGCGCCGGCCGGCATCAAGGGCGTGTCGCTGTTTGTGGTGCCGAAGTTCCTGGTGAACGCGGACGGTTCGGTGGGCGCGCGCAACGGCGTCGTCTGCGGCTCGATCGAGCACAAGATGGGCATCCACGGCAATTCCACCTGCGTGATGAACTACGACAACGCCACCGGCTGGCTGATCGGCGAAGAGAACAAGGGCATGCAGGGCATGTTCGTGATGATGAACGAGGCCAGGCTCGGCGTCGCCGTGCAGGGCCTCGCGCAGTCCGAGGTCGCCTATCAGAACGCAGTCGCCTACGCCCGCGAGCGCATCCAGGGCCGCGCGCTCACCGGCGCCAAGGCGCCGGACAAGCAGGCCGACCCGATCATCGTGCATCCCGACGTGCGCCGCACGCTGCTCTCGATCCGCGCCTTCAACGAGGCCGCGCGTGCCTTCGTGATGTGGACCGCGCTGAAGAGCGACGTCGCTCATCGCTCCGAGGATCCGAAGGACCGTCAGGCCGCCGACGATCACATGGGCCTGATGACCCCAGTGCTGAAGGGCTTCCTCACCGACTACGGCTTTGCCAACGCGGTGCAGGCGCAGCAGATGTATGGCGGCCACGGCTATATTGCCGAACAGGGCATGGAGCAGTTCGTGCGCGATGCGCGCATCGCGATGATCTATGAAGGGGCCAACGGCATCCAGGCGCTGGACCTCGTCGGCCGCAAGCTGCCGCGCGACGGCGGCCGCGCCATCATGGCGTTCTTCGGCGAGGTCATGGCCTTCGCCAAGGAGAACGGCGGCGACGAGGCGCTGAAGCCCTTCATCACCCCGCTTTCGGCTTCACTCGGCCATCTCCAGCAGGCCACGACCTGGCTGATGCAGAACGCGATGGCGAAGCCTGATAATGCCGGCGCCGCCGCAACCGATTACCTGCACCTCTTCGGCTTTGTCGCGCTGGGCTACATGTGGGCGAAGATGGCGAAGGTGACGAATGCCAAGATTGCCGAGAGCGGGGCGACGCCCTATCTCTCGACCAAGCTCGTCACCGGCCGTTTCTTCATGGAGCGGATGCTGCCGGAGACCGCCGCCAATCTCGCGCGCATCCAGGCCGGCTGCGCCACCATCATGGAATTGCCGGCGGAAGCGTTCTGA
- a CDS encoding nuclear transport factor 2-like protein, with the protein MTGLDSWYAYMKSHDRAQARAALWDLLHPDAVFESPVVHSPQRGRDITFKYLSSAEKVLGGPGFTYVGEWRSDTGAVLEFKNVIDGIEINGVDIISFDAEGRITHFKVMVRPLKAINMLHRLMAEQLAAQS; encoded by the coding sequence ATGACCGGCCTCGATTCCTGGTACGCCTACATGAAGTCCCATGACCGCGCTCAAGCCCGCGCCGCGCTCTGGGATCTGCTGCACCCCGATGCCGTGTTCGAAAGCCCGGTCGTGCATTCGCCGCAGCGTGGCCGCGACATCACCTTCAAATACCTCTCCAGCGCCGAGAAGGTGCTCGGCGGCCCCGGCTTCACCTACGTCGGTGAATGGCGCAGTGACACTGGTGCGGTGCTCGAATTCAAGAATGTCATCGACGGCATCGAGATCAACGGCGTCGACATCATCAGCTTCGATGCCGAGGGACGCATCACCCATTTCAAGGTGATGGTGCGTCCACTCAAGGCGATCAACATGCTGCACCGCCTGATGGCGGAGCAGCTTGCCGCCCAATCATGA